The Spirosoma foliorum genome has a window encoding:
- a CDS encoding arylsulfatase: MKNSLIQKYLLAIAALCAVNAPGHAQNPNPTVSRPNIILIMVDDMGYSDLGSYGSEIQTPNLDRLANEGLRLREFYNNSICAPTRASLITGQYPHKAGVGYFNVNLGLPAYQGYLNKQSLTFGEVLKQAGYSTLLSGKWHVGNDSLYWPKQRGFDRFYGILGGASNYFDAGPLPIGRPSPVTVLEDNKRQHPKPNSFYFTDEVTNHAVTFLDEQNKENKPFFLYLAYTAPHWPLQALPEDIAKYKGKYDTGWDALRKERLARQVKLGIITQKLADAAAARDADVPEWDALTYEEKQLWKAKMEVYSAMLDRADQGIGKVLDKLKELQKDKNTLVVFISDNGAPAEDVAHWGPKAGRNTGPVGTAGSFESQGKNWSYLSNTPFRSFKSFAYEGGIRTPFIAWFPGKIKAGTLARGTGHLIDLAPTFYDLAKASYPATYQGTTINSLPGKSLTNLLFNGQELDAQRPLFWEWTGNRAVRRGKWKLVSIYPSYQWELYDLESDAGETQNVAARNSNLVDDLSALYFNWAKQTDVVDYDKIKPKEPLLPTPKKPSIGNRNF; encoded by the coding sequence ATGAAAAACAGCCTCATACAAAAATATCTATTGGCCATTGCGGCTCTCTGCGCTGTAAATGCGCCGGGGCACGCTCAAAATCCTAACCCTACTGTTTCAAGACCCAACATCATCCTGATTATGGTGGACGACATGGGCTATTCTGACCTGGGTTCGTATGGCTCTGAAATTCAAACCCCTAATCTGGATCGACTGGCCAATGAAGGACTGAGACTGAGAGAGTTTTACAACAACTCAATTTGCGCGCCAACGCGGGCGTCGCTCATTACGGGGCAATATCCGCATAAAGCAGGTGTTGGTTATTTCAACGTCAATCTGGGTCTACCCGCTTATCAGGGATACTTGAATAAGCAGTCGCTGACCTTTGGCGAAGTGCTGAAACAGGCTGGGTACAGCACACTCCTTTCCGGCAAATGGCACGTTGGAAACGATAGTTTGTATTGGCCCAAACAGCGGGGCTTCGACCGGTTTTACGGCATTCTCGGTGGAGCCTCCAATTACTTCGACGCTGGCCCATTACCCATTGGACGCCCTTCGCCAGTAACCGTTCTGGAAGACAATAAACGACAACATCCTAAACCCAACTCCTTTTATTTCACCGATGAGGTAACCAACCATGCCGTAACGTTTCTGGATGAACAGAATAAAGAAAACAAACCGTTTTTCCTCTACCTGGCTTACACCGCTCCCCACTGGCCGTTACAGGCATTACCGGAAGATATTGCCAAATACAAAGGCAAATACGATACAGGCTGGGACGCATTGCGCAAGGAACGGCTGGCTCGTCAGGTGAAGTTGGGCATCATAACCCAGAAGTTAGCCGACGCAGCCGCTGCCCGTGATGCCGATGTACCGGAATGGGATGCGCTGACCTATGAGGAAAAACAACTCTGGAAAGCCAAAATGGAAGTTTATTCCGCCATGCTCGACCGCGCTGATCAGGGCATCGGCAAAGTGCTGGACAAACTGAAAGAACTCCAGAAGGACAAGAATACACTCGTTGTTTTTATTTCGGACAATGGCGCTCCCGCTGAAGATGTAGCCCATTGGGGACCAAAAGCGGGTCGCAATACGGGACCAGTTGGTACGGCAGGTTCGTTTGAATCGCAGGGCAAAAACTGGTCGTATCTGTCGAATACGCCCTTTCGTTCCTTTAAGTCGTTTGCCTACGAGGGTGGTATTCGTACGCCGTTCATTGCCTGGTTCCCCGGCAAAATCAAAGCGGGGACGCTGGCGCGTGGAACGGGTCATCTCATCGACTTAGCCCCTACATTCTATGACCTCGCCAAAGCGTCTTATCCGGCTACGTATCAAGGAACTACGATCAATTCATTGCCCGGAAAAAGCCTGACGAACCTGCTCTTTAACGGTCAGGAGTTGGACGCACAACGGCCGCTTTTCTGGGAGTGGACGGGCAACCGAGCCGTTCGTCGCGGAAAATGGAAGCTGGTATCAATCTACCCAAGCTATCAGTGGGAACTCTACGATCTGGAAAGTGACGCCGGTGAAACGCAGAATGTAGCCGCCCGAAACTCCAATCTGGTCGATGACTTATCGGCGCTGTATTTCAACTGGGCCAAACAAACCGACGTCGTGGATTACGACAAAATAAAGCCGAAAGAACCGCTTCTACCCACACCTAAAAAACCGTCGATCGGAAACCGAAATTTCTAA
- a CDS encoding arylsulfatase has product MKRLSLSVILMAFVFSVSNAQPKARKSAKTAAGKPNIILVMVDDLGYSDFGAYGSEINTPTIDKLASEGLRLREFYNNSICAPTRASLITGQYHHKAGVGYFNVNLGLPAYQGWLNKESLTFGEVLKQAGYRTYLSGKWHVGNDSLYWPKQRGFDRFYGFIGGASNYYNISPYKEKAPPVELVEDNKQIHLEPGKYLTDEITNHAISYINESKKAPFFLYLAFNAPHWPLQAPAVDIAKYKDRYAIGWDSLRKERLAKQIKLGIADPKQAIAAHDPEVVPWASLTYDEQQLWQRKMEVYAAMVDHVDQSLARILAELKRLKVDDNTLIVLISDNGAQGGLIPTGRKRPRSSGPIGSAGSYDYQEQNWAYVSNTPFRNYKATPYEGGISAPFIAWYPKKIKAGSIEKGTAHLIDLAPTFYDLAGAKYPETFNGVKTNPLPGISLTNLLFQGTALPADRPIFWERAGNRAVRKGKWKIVSIFPQNKWQLFDLETDRGETTDLATQHPDIVKDLNAEYEAWAKRTDVEPYEKLRPVSQGLPGGNAGANPNRAASRVE; this is encoded by the coding sequence ATGAAACGTCTTAGTTTAAGTGTCATCCTGATGGCATTCGTCTTCAGTGTGTCCAATGCACAGCCCAAAGCCCGAAAATCGGCTAAAACTGCCGCCGGTAAACCCAATATCATTCTGGTCATGGTGGATGATCTGGGCTACTCCGACTTTGGTGCGTACGGCTCCGAAATCAACACCCCAACCATCGACAAACTAGCCAGTGAAGGGCTGCGGTTACGTGAATTTTACAATAATTCGATCTGTGCCCCCACACGGGCGTCGCTCATTACGGGGCAGTATCATCACAAAGCGGGCGTTGGTTATTTCAACGTCAATCTGGGCTTACCCGCCTATCAGGGCTGGCTCAATAAAGAATCGCTGACGTTTGGCGAAGTGCTGAAACAGGCTGGCTACCGTACCTACCTATCGGGTAAATGGCACGTTGGGAATGATAGCTTGTACTGGCCAAAACAGCGGGGTTTCGACCGTTTTTATGGATTCATTGGCGGGGCCAGCAATTACTACAACATCAGCCCGTATAAAGAGAAAGCCCCTCCTGTCGAACTGGTCGAGGATAACAAACAGATCCATCTGGAGCCGGGCAAATACCTGACCGACGAGATTACCAACCACGCCATTTCGTACATTAACGAATCGAAAAAGGCTCCCTTCTTTCTATATCTGGCCTTCAATGCTCCACATTGGCCGTTGCAGGCACCCGCCGTAGACATTGCCAAGTACAAAGACCGCTACGCCATCGGCTGGGATTCGCTTCGGAAAGAGCGGCTGGCGAAGCAAATCAAACTCGGCATTGCCGATCCCAAACAAGCCATTGCCGCTCACGATCCAGAAGTGGTTCCCTGGGCAAGTCTGACCTACGATGAACAGCAACTCTGGCAACGAAAAATGGAAGTCTACGCGGCCATGGTCGATCACGTCGACCAAAGTCTGGCGCGCATTCTGGCAGAACTCAAGCGACTCAAAGTAGATGACAATACGCTCATCGTGCTAATTTCCGACAATGGAGCGCAGGGGGGTCTGATCCCAACGGGACGGAAACGCCCGCGCAGTTCGGGACCAATCGGGTCAGCGGGTTCGTATGATTATCAGGAGCAAAACTGGGCCTACGTATCGAATACGCCGTTCCGCAACTACAAAGCCACACCTTACGAAGGCGGCATCAGTGCACCATTCATTGCCTGGTATCCAAAGAAAATCAAAGCGGGTAGCATTGAGAAAGGCACCGCCCACCTGATCGATCTGGCACCCACGTTTTACGATCTGGCCGGAGCGAAATATCCCGAAACCTTCAACGGCGTAAAAACCAATCCACTACCGGGTATAAGTCTGACAAACCTGCTGTTTCAGGGAACGGCGCTGCCAGCCGACCGACCTATTTTCTGGGAACGGGCGGGGAATCGGGCGGTTCGGAAAGGCAAGTGGAAGATCGTATCCATCTTCCCGCAGAATAAATGGCAACTATTCGACCTCGAAACCGACCGGGGCGAAACCACTGATCTAGCCACCCAACACCCCGACATTGTCAAAGACCTAAACGCCGAGTATGAAGCCTGGGCGAAACGCACCGACGTTGAACCCTACGAAAAGCTCCGTCCGGTCAGTCAGGGACTCCCCGGTGGCAATGCTGGCGCGAACCCGAACCGAGCCGCTTCCCGCGTCGAATAA
- a CDS encoding sulfatase family protein translates to MYTSPKERFFLSLALLIFSSLIGVFAQSTKKPNVIIIMADDLDSKQLSCYGGQNIRTKNIDALATEGLKFNQIYTSEAMCVPTRASLFTGLYPVRHGSFQNHKPVYDNLKSVGHYLADLGYRVGLTGKDHVTKPKTVFPFEIVKGFEPNYVAPTDDYELDDVKEYITRDSQPYCLFVMSINPHAPWTVGDTTEFDADKLILPKNWVDTKVTRRQFVKYLAEVRRLDNQVGDITRLLKETGQDKNTIVVFLGEQGAQFPGAKWNLWDVGQKSSMLVKWPGAVKPGTQTNALVQYEDITPTLIDIAGGKPIVGLDGKTFLPVLLGKSTKARDYAYGIHNNIPEGNPYPIRSIRDTRYKLILNLTPDKAYYNRFMMNPAQKDRNSVWFSWADKATTDPNAKRITERFEKRPAVEFYDNQADPWEFNNLAANPAYQDRIKQYRQKLDDWMKQQGDAGASIDTVYAKKP, encoded by the coding sequence ATGTACACGTCCCCCAAAGAGCGCTTCTTTCTGAGTTTGGCCCTACTGATTTTCAGCAGTCTGATCGGCGTGTTTGCTCAATCAACCAAGAAGCCCAACGTCATTATCATTATGGCCGACGATCTGGATAGTAAGCAGTTGAGTTGCTATGGCGGTCAAAATATTCGCACCAAAAACATCGATGCGCTGGCGACAGAGGGGCTGAAATTCAATCAGATTTACACGTCCGAAGCCATGTGTGTGCCAACGCGGGCCTCTCTGTTTACTGGCCTGTATCCGGTGCGGCACGGGTCGTTTCAGAATCACAAACCCGTTTATGACAACCTGAAAAGTGTCGGGCATTACCTGGCCGATTTGGGGTATCGGGTTGGACTGACGGGCAAAGATCATGTTACCAAACCTAAAACCGTTTTCCCGTTTGAGATCGTGAAAGGCTTCGAGCCGAATTACGTAGCGCCAACCGACGACTACGAACTCGACGATGTGAAAGAATACATTACCCGTGACTCCCAGCCCTATTGCCTGTTTGTCATGAGCATCAATCCGCATGCACCCTGGACAGTAGGCGACACCACCGAATTTGACGCCGACAAACTCATTCTTCCCAAAAACTGGGTCGACACAAAGGTAACCCGGCGTCAGTTTGTCAAGTATCTGGCGGAAGTTCGGCGGCTGGACAATCAGGTGGGCGATATTACCCGACTCCTGAAAGAAACGGGTCAGGATAAAAACACCATCGTTGTGTTTCTGGGTGAGCAGGGCGCGCAGTTTCCGGGAGCTAAATGGAACCTGTGGGACGTCGGGCAGAAGAGTTCGATGCTGGTGAAATGGCCCGGTGCCGTTAAACCGGGGACGCAAACCAATGCACTCGTTCAATACGAAGACATTACCCCGACGCTCATCGACATAGCCGGAGGGAAGCCCATCGTGGGATTAGACGGCAAAACGTTTCTGCCGGTGTTGCTTGGAAAAAGCACGAAAGCACGGGACTACGCCTATGGCATTCACAACAATATCCCGGAAGGCAACCCCTACCCAATCCGCAGCATTCGCGACACTCGGTATAAGCTGATTCTGAACCTGACGCCAGACAAAGCGTATTACAACCGATTCATGATGAATCCTGCCCAGAAAGATCGCAACTCGGTCTGGTTTTCCTGGGCCGATAAAGCCACCACCGACCCGAATGCCAAGCGAATTACCGAGCGATTCGAGAAACGACCCGCCGTCGAATTCTATGATAACCAGGCTGATCCGTGGGAATTCAACAACCTGGCTGCTAATCCTGCCTATCAAGATCGTATCAAACAATACCGACAGAAACTGGACGATTGGATGAAGCAACAGGGCGACGCCGGGGCTTCCATCGATACCGTTTACGCCAAAAAACCATAA
- a CDS encoding sulfatase-like hydrolase/transferase, with amino-acid sequence MMKIKKQIVGLLLLGFFQGKAQASADRPNILWIVSEDNNTSLIGCYGNPYATTPNIDQFAKQSILYKNAFSTAPVCAPSRNTLITGMYPPSLGTEHMRSTYPVPSFVKFFPKYLREAGYYTTNNSKKDYNTIDQKDAWDESSDSATYKKRKNGQPFFAVFNLFVSHESGLHKPLPSLHHDPEKAPIPPYHPRTAEFKRDWAQYYDKVETMDQQFGKLLNELTDAGLAENTIVFYYADNGGVLGRSKRFMYESGLHVPLIVHLPKKYAHLAKAKAGSKTDQLVTFLDFAPTILSLAGIQIPSYMQGQAFLGNQQKPEHQYAYGFRGRMDEAIDLSRSVRDKKYRYIRNYLPHKIYGQHLNYLWQAPSLPSWEAEYKAGRLNEVQSRFWQAKPAEELFDVDADPDNIHNLAADPRYAKELARLRKANDQWLRQSNDVGFIPEAILAKIASQEPLYDYAHQGKYNTNRIIETAAMASSRNPADAGELTKRLADTDPVVRYWAATGCTVLKPVAGKASLQKLLQDPEPAVQVAAAEALYQLGEKGESITALRKALTDSSRLVRLQALSVLQSLGKEASPALPEVKEIVTQAAKGYSVDTAYDVRAAQNLVEELNH; translated from the coding sequence ATGATGAAAATAAAAAAACAAATCGTCGGCCTGTTGCTATTGGGCTTTTTTCAGGGAAAGGCACAGGCATCTGCCGACCGACCTAACATTCTCTGGATCGTTAGCGAGGATAATAATACCTCGCTAATCGGCTGTTATGGTAATCCCTACGCCACAACGCCCAACATCGACCAGTTTGCTAAACAGAGCATCCTGTACAAAAATGCGTTTTCGACGGCTCCGGTTTGTGCACCTTCGCGCAATACGCTTATTACGGGCATGTACCCACCCTCGCTGGGCACCGAACACATGCGCAGTACGTATCCTGTTCCCTCGTTCGTGAAGTTCTTTCCGAAGTATCTGCGGGAAGCGGGCTATTACACCACCAACAATTCTAAAAAGGACTATAATACGATTGATCAGAAAGATGCCTGGGATGAATCGAGTGATTCGGCAACCTACAAAAAGCGCAAAAATGGTCAACCGTTCTTTGCGGTGTTCAACTTGTTTGTATCGCACGAAAGTGGATTGCATAAGCCACTTCCTTCGCTCCACCACGACCCGGAGAAAGCGCCCATTCCGCCCTATCATCCCCGAACGGCCGAGTTCAAACGTGACTGGGCTCAGTATTACGACAAGGTGGAAACAATGGACCAACAATTCGGTAAGCTGCTGAATGAGTTGACCGATGCGGGGTTGGCCGAAAATACCATCGTGTTTTATTATGCCGATAATGGTGGGGTGCTGGGTCGTAGCAAGCGATTCATGTATGAATCGGGATTGCACGTACCGCTAATTGTTCATTTACCCAAAAAGTACGCGCATCTGGCGAAAGCAAAAGCCGGGTCGAAAACAGATCAGCTCGTTACGTTTCTGGACTTTGCACCCACTATTTTGAGTCTGGCGGGCATCCAGATTCCAAGCTATATGCAGGGACAGGCATTTCTGGGCAATCAGCAGAAACCCGAGCATCAATACGCCTATGGATTCCGCGGACGCATGGACGAAGCCATTGATTTGTCGCGGTCGGTGCGGGATAAAAAGTACCGGTATATTCGGAATTATCTGCCGCACAAGATTTACGGTCAGCATCTGAATTATCTCTGGCAGGCACCCTCGCTTCCATCGTGGGAAGCTGAGTATAAAGCGGGTCGCCTGAACGAAGTACAGTCTCGTTTCTGGCAGGCTAAGCCTGCGGAGGAACTGTTTGATGTGGATGCAGACCCAGACAACATTCACAATCTGGCCGCTGACCCGCGTTACGCAAAAGAGCTTGCTCGGCTGCGAAAAGCCAACGACCAGTGGCTTCGGCAAAGCAACGATGTTGGCTTTATTCCCGAAGCGATTTTAGCGAAAATTGCCAGCCAGGAACCTTTGTACGACTACGCCCATCAGGGAAAATACAATACCAATCGCATTATTGAAACCGCTGCGATGGCCTCCTCCCGCAACCCGGCAGACGCAGGCGAACTCACCAAACGCCTAGCCGATACCGATCCGGTGGTCCGCTATTGGGCAGCTACGGGTTGTACTGTGCTGAAGCCTGTTGCGGGGAAAGCATCACTACAAAAACTTCTCCAGGACCCGGAGCCTGCGGTTCAGGTTGCCGCTGCCGAAGCACTCTATCAGCTTGGTGAAAAAGGCGAGTCGATTACTGCTCTCAGGAAAGCCTTAACGGACTCCAGTCGTCTGGTTCGCCTGCAAGCGCTCAGTGTTTTGCAATCGTTAGGGAAAGAGGCCAGCCCGGCCTTACCGGAAGTAAAGGAAATTGTGACCCAGGCAGCGAAAGGCTATTCGGTCGATACGGCTTACGATGTTCGGGCAGCCCAAAATCTGGTCGAAGAACTAAACCATTAA
- a CDS encoding sulfatase family protein, giving the protein MLKNITHIALTLLLTLLLPGLGFAQKKANQPTNIIFILSDDHSAPFLSSYGYPSIKTPNIDRLAQEGIRYTRAYTTAPQCVLSRAALMTGRSTLDIQMTRFSAPLPADVITYPELLRKAGYYTGICGRTFHLNGNRGVKESAVVYDKYGLETFKNRVDYLRTTPNSDTIQLQYKEFLDKAPKNKPFFLQVGYSDPHRVFTAKQFEPDPAALKLPEGWPDTKLVREDFAAYLGEIQRLDGDVGQLLDEIKKRGLDQNTLVVFIGDNGGALLRGKGTLYNLGINVPLIARHPGLIKPGQVNNAIISGEDIAPTFLQVAGVEIPKTMTGKSLVPSFQQASYEPHDYVFAVRGAHGHGLPTSTVHFDLGRTIIGNKYKLIYNALWQLPYTPVDFAAQPFWLDLTQRHAEGKLNPKIDQRLFAARREMFELFDLEKDPNEFTNLIADEQHQDIVHDLKSRLQEWMILNRDYLPLPIPPEGKY; this is encoded by the coding sequence ATGCTTAAAAATATAACCCATATAGCCTTAACCTTGCTCCTAACCCTGCTCCTGCCGGGACTGGGATTCGCGCAGAAAAAGGCCAATCAGCCGACGAACATCATCTTCATTCTGTCGGACGATCACAGTGCGCCTTTTCTGAGTAGCTACGGATACCCCAGCATCAAAACGCCGAACATCGATCGGTTGGCGCAGGAAGGGATTCGGTATACGCGTGCCTACACAACGGCTCCTCAATGCGTATTGTCACGGGCGGCACTGATGACTGGCCGCTCGACGCTCGATATTCAGATGACACGCTTTTCGGCACCGTTACCCGCTGATGTCATTACGTATCCCGAGTTACTACGAAAAGCGGGTTATTACACCGGTATTTGCGGACGAACCTTTCATTTGAACGGAAATCGAGGGGTGAAGGAATCGGCGGTGGTGTATGACAAATATGGTCTGGAGACCTTCAAAAATCGGGTCGATTACCTGCGCACGACACCAAATTCTGACACTATACAGCTTCAATACAAGGAATTTCTCGACAAGGCCCCCAAAAACAAACCCTTTTTCTTACAGGTTGGCTACAGCGATCCGCACCGGGTTTTCACAGCGAAACAATTTGAGCCAGACCCAGCAGCCCTTAAGCTGCCGGAAGGATGGCCCGATACCAAGCTGGTCCGGGAAGATTTCGCAGCTTATCTCGGCGAAATTCAGCGGCTGGATGGCGACGTTGGCCAATTGTTGGACGAAATCAAAAAGCGAGGACTGGACCAAAATACATTGGTGGTGTTCATTGGCGATAACGGTGGAGCGCTCTTGCGGGGCAAAGGAACTCTCTATAACCTCGGCATCAACGTACCGCTCATTGCGCGGCATCCGGGTCTGATCAAACCCGGTCAGGTGAACAATGCGATCATATCGGGCGAGGACATTGCCCCAACCTTTTTGCAGGTGGCCGGGGTAGAGATTCCTAAAACTATGACGGGTAAAAGTCTGGTGCCCTCCTTTCAACAAGCGTCGTACGAACCACACGATTACGTCTTTGCTGTGCGGGGTGCCCACGGTCATGGTTTACCCACCAGCACGGTTCATTTTGACTTAGGTCGAACGATTATTGGCAACAAGTATAAGTTGATTTACAACGCCTTATGGCAATTACCTTATACGCCCGTCGATTTTGCAGCGCAACCCTTCTGGCTTGATTTAACCCAGCGGCATGCCGAAGGGAAGTTAAATCCCAAGATTGACCAGCGCTTGTTTGCGGCTCGCCGGGAGATGTTTGAACTCTTTGATCTGGAAAAAGACCCGAACGAATTCACTAATCTGATTGCCGATGAACAACATCAGGACATTGTGCATGACTTGAAATCCCGATTACAGGAATGGATGATTCTGAACCGGGATTACCTCCCCTTACCAATTCCGCCCGAGGGAAAATATTGA
- a CDS encoding LamG-like jellyroll fold domain-containing protein, giving the protein MALPPTVGPSAYKNLNQVVLYPGIQTLIDIASPLAGKQAFTLTADVTIPANGAEGVLLSRGGRAGGLTLFIQDKKLQFVYNLGDGTKYAVWSKGALPAGKAQLRVDVHFDAQKKVGQIDLYVNGTQEAKTTFERSIASIYSHEGVNVGFDDLTPVSDSYKVPFAFTGKINKVTLDFEPPQQSYLKK; this is encoded by the coding sequence ATGGCACTCCCCCCTACCGTTGGACCATCGGCGTATAAAAATCTGAATCAGGTTGTGTTGTATCCGGGCATTCAAACCCTGATCGATATTGCTAGTCCCCTCGCCGGAAAGCAAGCTTTTACACTAACAGCCGACGTAACGATTCCGGCTAACGGAGCCGAAGGAGTATTACTCTCACGGGGTGGTCGGGCTGGCGGACTTACGCTCTTTATACAGGACAAGAAATTGCAGTTTGTCTATAACCTCGGCGACGGCACCAAATACGCAGTCTGGTCGAAGGGTGCATTACCAGCGGGAAAAGCGCAATTGCGTGTCGATGTCCATTTTGATGCCCAGAAAAAAGTTGGCCAGATCGATTTGTATGTCAACGGGACGCAGGAAGCCAAAACAACCTTCGAGCGCAGCATTGCCTCGATCTATTCGCACGAAGGAGTCAACGTTGGTTTTGATGACCTAACCCCCGTTTCGGATTCGTATAAAGTACCATTCGCATTCACAGGCAAAATCAACAAAGTCACCCTCGATTTCGAACCGCCCCAACAATCATATCTGAAAAAGTAA
- a CDS encoding arylsulfatase, whose translation MKNTPLLFTKFSIAALALLATTASTRAQYTPVQPSKATIGKTVAETQQWWPERKKAPQGAPNVVWILLDDIGFGAISSFGGLIQTPTLDSLAYNGLRYTNFHTTSICAPTRAALLTGRNHHSAHMGLFPENAVGTPGYDAQIPFEKATIAEILKENGYNTFALGKWHITPLADLTPAGPFNRWPTGRGFDHFFGFPSRGSTDQWHTEFWEDTRRIKDQQNGKHFNQVLADKAIEYVSEQKSAAPDKPFFLYLATGAGHAPHQVAKEWSDKYKGKFDAGWDAYREQALANQIRLGVVPKNTVLPPRNPGIKAWNTLSEPEKKLYARFMEVYAGFLSYTDHEIGRVVNHLKQIGQLDNTLIFVSVGDNGASKEGTFVGTVNNFDPEISDEEHLKKNLKEIDLIGTEFAKANYPLGWAAATNVPFRQWKTDANSEGGTRNPLIVFYPKGIKEKGAFRTQYSHVIDILPTTVELINAQIPQTINGYKQDAVEGTSLAYSINDAKATDRHTQQYYEILGTRSIYKDGWKAGTLHVKKQPFDQDKWELFNMNEDFNELHDLAASNPEKLKELRELFESEAVKYNIYPLKDGTPPYRWTIGV comes from the coding sequence ATGAAAAATACTCCTCTTTTATTCACTAAATTCTCAATTGCAGCCTTGGCTTTGCTCGCGACAACAGCGAGTACCAGGGCCCAGTATACGCCCGTCCAACCCAGCAAGGCTACCATCGGCAAAACCGTAGCCGAAACTCAGCAGTGGTGGCCCGAGCGGAAGAAAGCGCCACAGGGTGCTCCAAACGTCGTCTGGATTTTACTGGACGATATTGGTTTCGGGGCAATTAGCTCATTTGGCGGTTTAATCCAGACGCCAACACTAGACAGCCTTGCCTATAACGGCCTTCGCTACACCAATTTTCACACAACGTCAATTTGTGCCCCAACTCGGGCGGCTTTGCTAACGGGTCGAAATCACCATTCGGCACACATGGGTCTTTTCCCGGAAAATGCTGTCGGGACACCAGGCTATGATGCGCAGATTCCGTTTGAAAAAGCGACGATTGCTGAGATTTTGAAGGAGAACGGCTACAATACGTTTGCCCTGGGGAAATGGCATATCACTCCATTGGCCGATCTGACACCAGCCGGACCATTCAATCGCTGGCCAACGGGTCGTGGCTTTGATCACTTTTTCGGATTCCCATCTCGCGGTAGCACCGACCAGTGGCACACCGAGTTTTGGGAAGATACGCGTCGGATAAAAGACCAGCAGAACGGGAAACATTTCAATCAGGTGCTGGCCGACAAAGCGATCGAGTACGTTTCGGAACAGAAATCAGCCGCACCCGACAAGCCTTTCTTTTTGTATCTGGCAACCGGCGCTGGTCATGCCCCGCATCAGGTAGCGAAAGAATGGTCAGACAAATACAAAGGTAAGTTTGATGCCGGTTGGGACGCCTATCGCGAACAGGCATTAGCCAATCAGATTCGCCTGGGTGTTGTTCCCAAAAATACGGTACTGCCTCCCCGTAATCCCGGCATTAAAGCCTGGAACACCCTCTCCGAGCCGGAGAAGAAACTCTATGCCCGTTTCATGGAAGTGTACGCTGGTTTCCTGAGCTACACCGATCACGAAATCGGCCGCGTGGTGAACCATCTGAAGCAAATTGGCCAACTCGATAATACGTTGATTTTCGTGTCGGTTGGCGACAACGGGGCGAGCAAAGAAGGCACGTTTGTCGGTACAGTTAACAACTTCGATCCGGAAATCTCGGATGAAGAACATCTAAAGAAAAACCTGAAAGAGATTGACCTGATCGGTACCGAGTTCGCCAAGGCAAATTACCCATTGGGCTGGGCTGCCGCTACGAACGTACCATTCCGGCAGTGGAAAACGGACGCCAATTCAGAAGGTGGCACCCGAAATCCATTGATCGTTTTTTATCCGAAAGGCATCAAGGAAAAAGGAGCCTTCCGCACGCAATACAGCCACGTCATCGATATTTTGCCAACTACCGTTGAGCTAATCAATGCTCAGATTCCACAAACTATCAATGGCTACAAACAGGATGCTGTTGAAGGAACGAGTCTGGCCTACAGCATCAATGATGCGAAAGCGACTGACCGCCATACGCAGCAGTATTACGAAATTCTGGGCACCCGTTCGATTTATAAAGACGGTTGGAAAGCGGGCACCCTTCACGTAAAGAAGCAGCCGTTCGATCAGGACAAATGGGAGCTGTTCAACATGAATGAAGATTTCAATGAATTGCACGATCTGGCAGCCAGCAATCCCGAAAAACTGAAAGAGTTACGCGAGTTATTTGAAAGCGAAGCGGTTAAGTACAACATCTATCCCTTGAAAGATGGCACTCCCCCCTACCGTTGGACCATCGGCGTATAA